The following proteins are co-located in the Gorilla gorilla gorilla isolate KB3781 chromosome 18, NHGRI_mGorGor1-v2.1_pri, whole genome shotgun sequence genome:
- the CCL17 gene encoding C-C motif chemokine 17 — MAPLKMLALVTLLLGASLQHIHAARGTNVGRECCLEYFKGAIPLRKLKTWYQTSEDCSRDAIVFVTVQGRAICSDPNNKRVKNAVKYLQSLERS, encoded by the exons ATGGCCCCACTGAAGATGCTGGCCCTGGTCACCCTCCTCCTGGGGGCTTCTCTGCAGCACATCCATGCAG CTCGAGGGACCAATGTGGGCCGGGAGTGCTGCCTGGAGTACTTCAAGGGAGCCATTCCCCTTAGAAAGCTGAAGACGTGGTACCAGACATCTGAGGACTGCTCCAGGGATGCCATCGT TTTTGTAACTGTGCAGGGCAGGGCCATCTGTTCGGACCCCAACAACAAGAGAGTGAAGAATGCAGTTAAATACCTGCAAAGCCTTGAGAGGTCTTGA